One Bradyrhizobium zhanjiangense DNA segment encodes these proteins:
- a CDS encoding M20 family metallopeptidase, whose translation MSTRTNSFLSDVERDAMIELRHAMHRYPELSNAEWKTQERIRAILQRFGLNGATAFHNTGLYVDVEGTASGPQRSIAVRGDIDALPIQETRDDLPYHSQINGVMHACGHDVHASIALGTALAFHRMRDNFAGKVRVFFQPAEEAEPLGGRTVKEEKLLEGFDGAVGFHVSPDIPAGIIDACEGSITKSADQFKLTITGKMAHGASPHNGIDAITIAAAFVNEVQKVISREMPVDDGAVVTIGTIHGGEATNIICPSVVMEGTIRTRSPERRGLLSQRIREVAEGVAAMHRGHAECSIRTGEPPVVNDGEMVRRFRQVVSDTIGRDKLIAKKRAAGSDDFGFYAASVPSIYFWFGTREAGNDSLVHTPTFGASDDLLLPTTELTVKYVLDLLNP comes from the coding sequence ATGAGCACACGCACCAATAGTTTTCTCTCGGATGTCGAGCGCGACGCGATGATCGAGTTGCGCCACGCTATGCATCGCTACCCCGAGCTCTCGAACGCAGAATGGAAGACGCAAGAGCGGATACGTGCCATCCTGCAACGCTTCGGCCTCAACGGCGCTACGGCCTTCCACAATACCGGTCTTTATGTCGACGTCGAAGGGACGGCGTCCGGCCCGCAGCGGTCGATCGCGGTACGCGGTGATATTGACGCTCTGCCGATTCAAGAGACCCGCGACGATTTGCCTTATCACTCGCAGATCAACGGTGTCATGCATGCTTGCGGTCACGATGTGCACGCGTCTATCGCGCTCGGGACCGCGCTTGCATTCCACCGCATGCGTGACAATTTTGCGGGTAAAGTGCGAGTATTTTTCCAGCCAGCTGAGGAGGCCGAGCCGCTTGGCGGTCGTACGGTGAAAGAGGAGAAATTGCTGGAGGGCTTTGACGGAGCCGTTGGCTTCCACGTTAGTCCAGACATTCCCGCCGGCATAATCGATGCGTGTGAAGGGTCGATAACAAAGTCCGCCGACCAGTTCAAGCTTACCATCACGGGCAAGATGGCTCATGGCGCGTCGCCCCATAACGGCATCGACGCGATCACTATTGCAGCCGCCTTCGTTAATGAGGTGCAGAAGGTGATCTCCCGCGAGATGCCGGTTGACGATGGTGCAGTCGTCACGATCGGCACCATCCATGGTGGCGAGGCGACCAACATCATCTGCCCCTCGGTGGTCATGGAAGGAACGATCAGGACCCGCAGCCCAGAACGTCGAGGCTTGCTATCCCAGCGCATCCGCGAAGTGGCTGAAGGTGTCGCTGCAATGCATCGTGGCCACGCCGAATGCAGCATCCGCACAGGCGAACCGCCCGTCGTCAACGATGGCGAAATGGTGAGGCGCTTCCGGCAAGTCGTTAGTGACACGATCGGCCGCGACAAATTGATTGCAAAAAAACGAGCAGCAGGTAGTGACGATTTCGGCTTCTACGCCGCATCTGTACCGTCAATCTATTTCTGGTTCGGTACCCGCGAAGCCGGCAACGACTCACTGGTGCACACTCCGACATTTGGAGCCTCCGACGATCTCCTTCTTCCCACGACGGAGCTCACCGTCAAATACGTCCTCGATCTGCTAAATCCCTGA
- a CDS encoding IS5 family transposase (programmed frameshift), with product MRKGLFWLNDKQWALIEPHLPTNQTGPVRDDDRRVISGLIHMLQCGARCRDCPPDYGPYTTIYNRFNRWAKRGHWRAIFEALARCGKDGVTLSIDSTTIKAHRSASGGKGGAHEQAIGRSRGGRTTKIHALSDPDCRPCAFHLTPGQDADIAAAPTLLELAPPMSALIGNKGYDGDGFRAEIVDRGAKPVIPNKSNRVTLHSFSKRAYKGRNVIERCFCRLKDFRRVATRYDKLARNFLAAVHLAAIVAYWIN from the exons ATGCGCAAAGGACTGTTCTGGCTCAACGACAAGCAATGGGCTCTGATAGAGCCGCATCTGCCAACGAACCAGACCGGACCGGTGCGCGACGACGATCGACGCGTCATCAGCGGTCTCATTCACATGCTTCAGTGCGGCGCACGCTGTCGCGATTGCCCGCCCGACTATGGTCCGTACACGACGATCTACAATCGTTTCAATCGCTGGGCCAAGCGCGGACATTGGCGGGCGATCTTTGAAGCGCTCGCCCGCTGCGGCAAAGACGGCGTGACTTTGTCCATCGACTCCACCACGATCAAAGCGCATCGCTCGGCGAGCGGCGGAAAAGGGGGAGC GCATGAACAAGCGATCGGCCGCTCGCGCGGCGGGCGGACCACGAAAATTCACGCGCTGAGCGACCCTGACTGCAGACCTTGCGCATTTCATCTCACTCCAGGCCAGGACGCTGATATTGCCGCAGCGCCAACCCTTTTGGAACTCGCGCCACCCATGTCTGCCCTCATTGGCAACAAAGGGTACGACGGCGACGGCTTTCGAGCCGAAATCGTCGATCGTGGTGCCAAGCCCGTCATTCCAAACAAATCCAACAGGGTCACTCTCCACAGCTTCAGCAAACGCGCCTACAAGGGGCGCAACGTCATCGAGCGCTGTTTCTGCCGCCTCAAGGATTTCAGGCGTGTCGCAACTCGCTACGACAAACTAGCCAGGAACTTCTTGGCTGCCGTCCATCTCGCCGCCATCGTTGCCTATTGGATCAATTGA